One segment of Arcanobacterium haemolyticum DSM 20595 DNA contains the following:
- the tuf gene encoding elongation factor Tu, translated as MAKAKYDKSKPHMNIGTIGHVDHGKTTTTAAITKVLADKYPELNEFTPFDQVDNAPEERQRGITINVSHVEYQTEKRHYAHVDAPGHADYIKNMITGAAQMDGAILVVAATDGPMAQTREHVLLARQVGVPQIIVALNKADMVDDEEILELVEMEVRELLSSQEYPGDDLPVVKISALKALEGDAEWSKAIEDLMEAVDTYFDDPVRDLDKPFLMPIEDVFTITGRGTVVTGRAERGMLNLNEEVEILGIRAPQKTTVTGIEMFHKSMDHADAGENCGLLLRGTKREDVERGQVVAKPGTITPHTNFEAQVYVLGKEEGGRHNPFFSNYRPQFYFRTTDVTGVITLPEGTEMVMPGDNTDMTVELIQPIAMEEGLGFAIREGGRTVGSGRVTKIIK; from the coding sequence GTGGCCAAGGCCAAGTACGACAAGTCCAAGCCGCATATGAACATCGGCACCATCGGTCACGTCGATCACGGTAAGACGACGACGACCGCTGCTATTACCAAGGTTCTTGCGGATAAGTACCCAGAACTGAACGAGTTCACCCCGTTCGACCAGGTTGATAACGCTCCAGAAGAGCGCCAGCGTGGTATTACCATCAACGTTTCCCACGTTGAATACCAGACCGAAAAGCGTCACTACGCTCACGTTGACGCTCCAGGCCACGCCGATTACATCAAGAACATGATTACCGGCGCAGCTCAGATGGACGGCGCAATCCTCGTTGTTGCAGCTACCGACGGTCCAATGGCTCAGACCCGCGAGCACGTTCTTCTTGCTCGCCAGGTTGGCGTTCCACAGATCATCGTTGCTCTCAACAAGGCTGACATGGTTGACGACGAGGAAATCCTCGAACTCGTCGAAATGGAAGTTCGTGAGCTTCTCTCTTCCCAGGAGTACCCAGGTGACGACCTCCCAGTCGTCAAGATCTCGGCACTCAAGGCTCTCGAAGGCGATGCCGAATGGAGCAAGGCAATCGAAGATCTCATGGAAGCTGTCGATACCTACTTCGACGATCCAGTGCGTGACCTCGATAAGCCATTCCTCATGCCAATCGAAGACGTCTTCACCATCACCGGTCGTGGCACCGTTGTTACCGGCCGTGCAGAGCGCGGTATGCTCAACTTGAACGAAGAAGTTGAAATCCTCGGTATCCGTGCACCACAGAAGACAACCGTTACCGGTATCGAAATGTTCCACAAGTCGATGGATCACGCAGATGCAGGCGAAAACTGTGGTCTTCTCCTCCGTGGCACCAAGCGCGAAGATGTTGAACGTGGTCAGGTTGTTGCCAAGCCAGGCACCATCACCCCACACACCAACTTCGAAGCTCAGGTCTACGTGCTCGGTAAGGAAGAAGGTGGCCGTCACAACCCATTCTTCTCCAACTACCGTCCACAGTTCTACTTCCGTACCACGGATGTTACCGGCGTGATCACCCTTCCAGAGGGCACCGAAATGGTTATGCCAGGCGACAACACCGACATGACAGTTGAGCTCATCCAGCCAATCGCTATGGAAGAGGGCCTCGGCTTCGCTATCCGTGAGGGTGGCCGCACCGTTGGTTCAGGTCGAGTCACCAAGATCATCAAGTGA
- the fusA gene encoding elongation factor G has protein sequence MAHEVLTDLKKVRNIGIMAHIDAGKTTVTERILFYTGINYKLGETHDGASTTDWMEQEKERGITITSAAVTSFWKGHQINIIDTPGHVDFTVEVERSLRVLDGAVAVFDGKEGVEPQSETVWRQADKYNVPRICFINKMDKMGADFYFSVQTLKDRLHAVPVIMELPIGAESELAGVIDLLNMKALRFPEKDDKGNATMGNLVVEEEIPADLLDKAEEYRAALVEQVAENDDELLDKYLSGEEPTVAELKKVIRRMTIAGEGFPVYCGSAYKNIGIQPVLDAVVDFLPSPLDVGEVKGVDPRDEEVELTRQPDEKEPFAALAFKIAVHPFFGRLTYVRVYSGKMDAGSQVLNATKGKKERIGKIFQMHSNKENPVDTAHAGHIYAVIGLKDTTTGDSLTDLNHPISLESMTFPDPVIHVAIEPKSKADQEKLGIAIQKLAEEDPTFTVRLDDESGQTVIGGMGELHLDIIVDRMRREFKVEANVGAPMVAYRETIRSVAKSIDYTHKKQTGGSGQFAKVLVTFEPLEENEEGKTYEFVDAVTGGRVPREYIPSVDAGIQAAMENGVLAGYPMVNVKATLEDGAYHDVDSSEMAFKIAGQMVFREGAKRANPVILEPVMDVEVRTPEEYMGDVIGDLNSRRGQISSMEDATGVKIVRALVPLSEMFGYVGDLRSKTQGRAVYSMQFAKYQEVPKAVADEIIQKTRGE, from the coding sequence ATGGCACACGAAGTGCTTACCGACCTCAAGAAGGTCCGTAACATCGGAATTATGGCGCACATTGACGCGGGTAAAACCACCGTTACTGAGCGCATCCTCTTCTACACCGGTATTAACTACAAGCTCGGTGAAACCCACGATGGCGCCTCCACCACTGACTGGATGGAGCAGGAAAAGGAACGCGGCATTACGATTACGTCTGCTGCTGTTACCTCGTTCTGGAAGGGTCATCAGATCAACATCATCGACACCCCAGGACACGTTGACTTCACCGTCGAAGTGGAGCGTTCGCTCCGCGTTCTCGACGGCGCTGTTGCAGTGTTCGACGGCAAGGAAGGTGTTGAACCACAGTCCGAAACCGTTTGGCGCCAGGCTGACAAGTACAATGTTCCACGTATCTGCTTCATCAACAAGATGGACAAGATGGGTGCGGACTTCTACTTCTCGGTTCAGACACTGAAGGACCGCCTCCACGCTGTCCCAGTGATCATGGAACTCCCAATCGGTGCTGAGTCCGAACTCGCTGGCGTTATCGATCTTCTCAACATGAAGGCACTGCGCTTCCCTGAGAAGGATGATAAGGGCAACGCAACCATGGGTAACTTGGTTGTTGAAGAAGAGATTCCAGCTGATCTCCTCGACAAGGCTGAAGAATACCGCGCTGCTCTCGTTGAGCAGGTTGCAGAAAACGACGACGAACTTCTTGACAAGTACCTCAGCGGCGAAGAACCAACCGTTGCAGAGCTCAAGAAGGTCATTCGCCGTATGACTATCGCCGGCGAAGGCTTCCCAGTTTACTGTGGTTCGGCATACAAGAACATTGGCATCCAGCCAGTTCTCGACGCCGTCGTTGACTTCCTTCCTTCCCCACTCGATGTAGGCGAAGTTAAGGGTGTTGATCCACGTGACGAAGAAGTTGAGCTCACGCGTCAGCCAGATGAGAAGGAACCATTCGCAGCTCTCGCATTCAAGATTGCTGTTCACCCGTTCTTTGGTCGTTTGACCTACGTTCGCGTGTACTCCGGCAAGATGGATGCTGGTTCGCAGGTTCTCAACGCAACCAAGGGTAAGAAGGAGCGTATTGGAAAGATCTTCCAGATGCACTCCAACAAGGAAAACCCAGTTGATACCGCTCACGCTGGCCACATCTACGCTGTTATCGGCCTGAAGGATACCACCACTGGTGATTCCTTGACCGATCTCAACCACCCAATCTCGCTCGAATCGATGACATTCCCGGATCCAGTTATCCACGTCGCAATCGAGCCAAAGTCGAAGGCTGACCAGGAAAAGCTCGGCATTGCTATTCAGAAGCTTGCTGAAGAAGATCCAACCTTCACCGTTCGTCTTGATGACGAGTCCGGCCAGACCGTCATTGGCGGTATGGGCGAACTCCACCTTGACATCATCGTTGACCGTATGCGTCGCGAATTCAAGGTTGAGGCAAACGTTGGTGCACCGATGGTTGCATACCGTGAAACCATCCGTTCCGTTGCGAAGTCTATCGACTACACCCACAAGAAGCAGACCGGTGGTTCCGGTCAGTTCGCAAAGGTTCTTGTTACCTTCGAACCTCTCGAGGAAAACGAAGAAGGCAAGACTTACGAGTTTGTTGACGCCGTGACCGGTGGCCGCGTGCCACGCGAGTACATTCCGTCAGTCGATGCTGGTATTCAGGCAGCCATGGAGAACGGCGTTCTTGCCGGTTACCCAATGGTGAACGTGAAGGCCACGCTCGAAGACGGCGCGTACCACGACGTCGATTCCTCCGAAATGGCGTTCAAGATCGCCGGCCAGATGGTATTCCGTGAAGGTGCAAAGCGCGCCAACCCGGTTATCCTCGAACCAGTGATGGACGTGGAGGTCCGTACTCCTGAAGAGTACATGGGAGATGTGATCGGCGATCTTAACTCTCGCCGTGGTCAGATCTCCTCGATGGAGGATGCGACCGGTGTAAAGATCGTTCGCGCTCTCGTTCCGCTTTCCGAAATGTTCGGATACGTTGGCGATCTGCGTTCTAAGACGCAGGGTCGTGCGGTGTACTCCATGCAGTTCGCGAAGTACCAGGAAGTCCCGAAGGCTGTTGCCGACGAGATCATCCAGAAGACCCGTGGCGAGTGA
- the rpsG gene encoding 30S ribosomal protein S7, translating into MPRKGPARKRPLIADPVHGSTVVTQLINRVLLDGKKSTAERIVYGALTAVGEKTGQEPLSVLKRALDNIRPQLEVRSRRVGGATYQVPVEVKPGRANTLALRWLVDFSRGRREHTMLERLQNEIMDAANGLGAAVKRREDMHKMAEANRAFAHYRW; encoded by the coding sequence ATGCCACGTAAGGGTCCAGCGCGTAAGCGCCCGCTCATTGCTGATCCGGTTCACGGCTCCACAGTCGTTACCCAGCTCATTAACCGCGTGCTTCTTGATGGTAAGAAGTCCACAGCAGAACGCATCGTCTACGGTGCACTCACCGCTGTTGGCGAAAAGACTGGTCAGGAACCACTTTCCGTCCTCAAGCGCGCACTTGACAACATCCGTCCACAGCTCGAAGTGCGTTCCCGCCGCGTCGGCGGTGCAACCTACCAGGTTCCAGTTGAAGTGAAGCCTGGCCGTGCAAACACGCTCGCACTTCGCTGGCTCGTTGATTTCTCCCGCGGTCGCCGTGAGCACACCATGCTCGAACGCCTCCAGAACGAAATCATGGACGCCGCTAATGGCCTCGGCGCCGCTGTTAAGCGCCGTGAGGACATGCACAAGATGGCCGAAGCGAACCGTGCGTTTGCGCACTACCGCTGGTAA
- the rpsL gene encoding 30S ribosomal protein S12, translating to MPTIQQLVRKGRSSKASSSNTPALKASPQRRGVCTRVYTTTPKKPNSALRKVARVRLSSGIEVTAYIPGEGHNLQEHSIVLVRGGRVKDLPGVRYHIVRGALDTQGVKSRNQGRSKYGAKKEKK from the coding sequence GTGCCAACTATTCAGCAGCTGGTCCGTAAGGGCCGCTCCAGCAAGGCGAGTTCATCCAACACGCCGGCGCTGAAGGCTAGCCCGCAGCGTCGTGGCGTGTGCACCCGTGTGTACACCACAACCCCAAAGAAGCCAAACTCGGCTCTTCGTAAGGTTGCCCGTGTCCGTCTTTCTTCCGGTATCGAAGTTACCGCTTACATCCCAGGCGAAGGCCACAACCTCCAGGAGCACTCGATCGTGCTCGTTCGCGGTGGTCGTGTGAAGGATCTTCCTGGTGTGCGTTACCACATCGTCCGTGGTGCACTTGACACCCAAGGTGTTAAGAGCCGTAACCAGGGCCGTTCCAAGTACGGTGCTAAGAAGGAGAAGAAGTAA
- a CDS encoding PAS domain-containing protein, which produces MVEPNGQAHNVAAHELFFSTTDSRGVIDLSNSVFIRMSRYERVQLAGAPHNIIRHPHMPGGAFKTMWETISGGEPFGAYVTNMAADGSEYRVFATVTPLDGGGYLSVRSAPMNNDLAQAANRIYSHVRQVENAAALEGQNRRACARLGAQALVSDLELAGFASYDDFMHMALTSEVSAWEAHNGDFPVRDSGSQLGELLLEAHQIHTYFSQWMKDQEQLHHLVEEIGGAVAHVRSTMADMAHVGQEFSAHSVSRPDLTMPLSVWISMQDIIGGYMDGLVAKLTELRANIKHTQVNIALSRLHLSMYGQFVCELIDMQNDPDSVRSLRMLGRALREDFARLDTQVARTSSLIQNAKNYVRNVSDAVAIPRQLLGVWETTTGQAMDSAVETELAAAVAHAKSKTDTAISALEAFYDHLGTENLSAHNREKYEAHLAKLCDVDNV; this is translated from the coding sequence ATGGTTGAGCCTAATGGCCAAGCACACAATGTAGCTGCGCATGAATTGTTCTTTTCTACAACTGATTCGCGTGGCGTGATTGATTTATCGAATTCGGTGTTTATCCGCATGTCACGTTATGAGCGTGTTCAGTTGGCAGGTGCGCCGCATAATATTATTCGCCATCCTCATATGCCGGGTGGTGCCTTTAAGACGATGTGGGAGACTATTTCTGGCGGCGAACCGTTTGGTGCGTACGTGACGAATATGGCTGCGGATGGGTCTGAGTATCGGGTGTTTGCCACGGTTACGCCGTTGGATGGCGGTGGCTATTTGTCGGTGCGTTCGGCGCCGATGAACAATGATTTGGCGCAGGCTGCGAATCGAATTTATTCGCATGTTCGGCAGGTGGAAAATGCGGCAGCGTTGGAGGGGCAGAACCGCCGTGCATGTGCTCGGCTTGGCGCGCAGGCGTTGGTGAGTGATCTTGAGCTTGCGGGTTTTGCTTCATACGATGACTTCATGCATATGGCGCTCACGTCTGAAGTTTCTGCGTGGGAGGCTCATAATGGCGATTTTCCGGTGCGAGATTCTGGATCTCAGCTGGGGGAGTTGCTCTTAGAGGCGCATCAGATTCACACGTATTTTTCGCAGTGGATGAAGGATCAGGAACAGTTGCATCATCTGGTTGAGGAGATCGGTGGGGCAGTGGCGCATGTTCGGTCGACGATGGCGGATATGGCGCACGTGGGCCAGGAGTTTTCGGCACATTCGGTGAGTCGGCCAGATTTGACGATGCCGTTGTCCGTGTGGATTTCGATGCAGGATATCATCGGTGGTTACATGGATGGTCTGGTTGCTAAGTTGACTGAATTGAGGGCCAACATTAAGCACACGCAGGTGAATATTGCGTTGAGTCGGCTTCACTTATCAATGTATGGCCAGTTTGTGTGTGAATTGATTGATATGCAGAACGATCCAGATAGTGTGCGTTCGTTGCGTATGCTTGGGCGCGCGTTGCGTGAAGATTTCGCGCGGTTGGATACGCAAGTTGCCCGTACGTCGTCGTTAATCCAGAATGCGAAGAATTACGTGCGTAACGTGAGCGACGCGGTTGCGATTCCGCGGCAGCTTTTGGGTGTGTGGGAGACGACGACGGGGCAGGCGATGGATAGTGCCGTCGAAACGGAACTTGCAGCGGCTGTTGCTCACGCGAAATCGAAAACTGATACGGCGATTAGTGCGCTGGAAGCGTTCTATGACCACCTGGGTACGGAGAATCTTTCGGCACATAATCGTGAGAAATATGAAGCCCACCTTGCAAAGTTGTGTGATGTTGATAACGTGTGA
- the rpoC gene encoding DNA-directed RNA polymerase subunit beta' — MLDVNLFDQLHISLATSEDVRKWSHGTVTKPETINYRTLKPEKDGLFGEQIFGPTRDWECACGKYKRPRYKGIVCERCGVEVTRSKVRRERMGHIELAAPVTHIWYFKGVPSRLGYLLDIAPKDLEKVIYFAAYMVTDVDAERRHNDLPALTAEYEMERANLQKECDAAVEKRLKAEEAALAEAEKNGQDAAARAKIKRNAESEARRVRREYEDDIARLEEVWDKFTKLKVGDLEGDEDAYREMVLRWGDYFQAFRGAEAIQRRLKSFDLEAEHEALVEQIETGTAQRKTRALKRIKVVNAFLHSGTAPEAMVLDALPVIPPDLRPMVQLDGGRFATSDLNDLYRRVINRNNRLQRMIDLNAPEIMVNNEKRMLQEAVDALFDNGRRGRPVQGAGNRPLKSISDMLKGKQGRFRQNLLGKRVDYSGRSVIVVGPTLKLHQCGLPKTMALELFKPFVQKRLVDLELAKNIKAAKRLIERQRDEVFDVLEEVIREHPVLLNRAPTLHRLGIQAFEPQLIEGKAIRLHPLVCSAFNADFDGDQMAVHLPLSVEAQAEARILMLSANNILKPSDGRPVTVPAQDMIIGLYHLTVVRDGGDGEGRYFSSVAEAQMAFDLGQLDLNSMINLRFPANDIVPPREWEAPEGYEEGDSIILKTTLGRAIFNEALPTTFPFINKVVGKKVLGTVINELAERYPKVDVGASLDALKETGFYWGGRSGVTIAVSDVIPPETKKDILAAAEKRAAKIEQDFQEGNIRDEDRRKDLVALWTEVTDEVAEEMRKNFDDWNNVNIMVTSGARGNWMQIRQVAGMRGLVADPKGEIIPRPITSNYREGLSALEYFTATHGARKGLADTALRTAESGYLTRRLVDVAQDVIVREHDCGTSRGLSKFIVAVDKEGNELREVLVDGVPTTVTEKEVSAAQWESGKVLPNEELDTSVYARTLAKDVADADGNILVEAGTDMGDVALEKLLAAGIKQISVRSVLTCNSRVGTCAMCYGRSLATGKLVDIGEAVGIVSAQSIGEPGTQLTMRTFHTGGAASAEDITQGLPRVQELFEARTPKGEAPLVEAAGKLEIEDLERSRRLIIKRDDGDEDLVYLVGKRAKLLVPEGSHVTVGQQLVEGLIDPKKVLRISGRRTTQLHLVSEVQHVYRSQGVEIHDKHIEVIVRQMLRRVTVLDSGDTRLLPGELVDVSVFESANRAVLAEGGRPASGRPELMGITKASLATDSWLSAASFQETTKVLTEAALNSKSDPLAGLKENVILGKLIPAGTGLESLRQLRVEPTAEARSEYEQLNSFMGSGMESFDDFYGYGSFDDYDTSGFGFGSNF; from the coding sequence TTGCTCGACGTCAATCTTTTTGATCAGCTCCACATTTCGCTGGCCACGTCGGAAGATGTGCGCAAGTGGAGCCACGGCACCGTCACCAAGCCGGAAACCATTAACTACCGCACATTGAAGCCGGAAAAAGACGGTCTGTTTGGTGAACAGATCTTCGGCCCAACCCGTGACTGGGAATGTGCATGTGGTAAGTACAAGCGCCCACGCTACAAGGGCATCGTTTGTGAACGTTGTGGTGTTGAAGTCACCCGTTCCAAGGTGCGCCGCGAACGTATGGGGCACATTGAACTTGCTGCGCCTGTCACCCACATTTGGTATTTCAAGGGTGTTCCATCACGCCTTGGCTACCTGCTTGATATTGCTCCAAAGGATCTGGAAAAGGTCATCTACTTCGCCGCCTACATGGTGACCGATGTTGATGCAGAGCGCCGCCACAACGATCTCCCAGCCCTCACGGCTGAATACGAGATGGAGCGCGCCAACCTTCAGAAGGAATGCGATGCTGCTGTTGAGAAGCGTTTGAAGGCTGAAGAAGCCGCTCTTGCAGAAGCAGAGAAGAACGGTCAAGACGCTGCTGCCCGCGCTAAGATCAAGCGCAACGCAGAAAGCGAAGCACGCCGTGTTCGCCGTGAATATGAAGACGACATCGCCCGCCTCGAAGAGGTCTGGGATAAGTTCACCAAGCTCAAGGTTGGCGATCTTGAAGGTGACGAAGATGCATACCGTGAAATGGTTCTTCGCTGGGGCGATTACTTCCAGGCTTTCCGTGGTGCGGAAGCAATTCAGCGCCGCCTGAAGTCGTTCGATTTGGAAGCAGAGCACGAAGCTCTTGTTGAACAGATCGAAACCGGCACCGCCCAGCGTAAGACTCGCGCCCTCAAGCGCATCAAGGTTGTGAACGCATTCCTGCATTCTGGCACCGCGCCAGAAGCAATGGTGTTGGACGCGCTTCCAGTGATCCCACCGGATCTACGCCCAATGGTTCAGCTCGATGGTGGCCGTTTCGCTACCTCCGATTTGAACGATCTCTACCGCCGCGTTATCAACCGTAACAACCGCCTCCAGCGCATGATCGATCTCAACGCGCCTGAGATCATGGTGAACAACGAAAAGCGTATGCTTCAGGAAGCTGTTGACGCGCTGTTCGATAACGGCCGCCGTGGCCGCCCAGTTCAGGGCGCCGGCAACCGTCCGCTGAAGTCGATCTCTGACATGCTCAAGGGTAAGCAGGGTCGTTTCCGTCAGAACTTGCTCGGTAAGCGTGTTGACTACTCGGGTCGTTCCGTTATCGTCGTCGGCCCAACTCTGAAGCTGCACCAGTGTGGTCTTCCAAAGACCATGGCTCTGGAACTCTTCAAGCCATTCGTGCAGAAGCGTTTGGTGGATCTTGAACTCGCCAAGAACATCAAGGCTGCAAAGCGTCTGATCGAACGTCAGCGCGATGAGGTCTTCGACGTTCTCGAAGAGGTCATTCGTGAACATCCAGTTCTGCTCAACCGTGCACCAACCCTCCACCGCCTCGGTATTCAGGCGTTCGAACCACAGCTCATCGAAGGTAAGGCAATCCGCCTCCACCCACTCGTGTGTTCCGCGTTCAACGCTGACTTCGACGGCGATCAGATGGCAGTCCATCTGCCACTATCGGTTGAAGCACAGGCAGAAGCACGTATCCTCATGCTTTCGGCAAACAACATCCTCAAGCCATCGGACGGCCGCCCAGTGACTGTTCCGGCACAGGATATGATTATCGGTCTGTACCACTTGACCGTTGTTCGTGATGGTGGCGATGGCGAAGGCCGTTACTTCTCATCGGTTGCTGAAGCGCAGATGGCGTTCGATTTGGGCCAGTTGGATCTTAACTCCATGATTAACCTCCGCTTCCCAGCGAACGATATCGTCCCGCCACGTGAGTGGGAAGCTCCAGAAGGTTACGAGGAAGGCGATTCGATCATCCTCAAGACAACCCTGGGCCGTGCGATCTTCAACGAAGCCCTCCCAACCACCTTCCCGTTCATCAACAAGGTTGTGGGCAAGAAGGTTCTTGGCACGGTTATTAACGAACTTGCTGAGCGTTACCCGAAGGTCGACGTCGGCGCCTCGCTTGACGCCCTGAAGGAAACCGGTTTCTACTGGGGCGGACGTTCCGGTGTGACTATTGCGGTTTCGGACGTTATTCCGCCAGAAACCAAGAAGGATATCCTTGCGGCTGCTGAAAAGCGCGCTGCGAAGATCGAACAGGACTTCCAAGAAGGTAACATCCGTGACGAAGATCGCCGTAAGGATCTGGTTGCTCTCTGGACTGAAGTTACTGACGAAGTCGCAGAAGAAATGCGTAAGAACTTCGATGACTGGAACAACGTGAACATCATGGTTACCTCGGGTGCTCGTGGTAACTGGATGCAGATTCGCCAGGTTGCTGGTATGCGTGGTCTCGTGGCTGATCCAAAGGGTGAAATTATTCCTCGCCCGATCACGTCGAACTACCGTGAAGGCCTGTCCGCTCTGGAATACTTCACGGCAACCCACGGTGCTCGTAAGGGTCTTGCTGATACGGCGTTGCGTACGGCAGAATCTGGTTATTTGACGCGTCGTCTGGTTGACGTTGCACAGGACGTGATCGTTCGCGAACACGATTGTGGTACGTCGCGCGGCTTGTCCAAGTTCATTGTTGCAGTGGATAAGGAAGGCAATGAACTCCGTGAGGTGCTCGTTGATGGCGTTCCAACCACCGTAACAGAGAAGGAAGTTTCCGCAGCCCAGTGGGAGTCTGGTAAGGTTCTTCCGAACGAAGAATTGGATACCTCGGTTTACGCTCGTACTTTGGCGAAGGATGTTGCCGACGCCGATGGCAACATTCTTGTTGAAGCGGGCACCGATATGGGTGATGTTGCGCTTGAGAAGCTTCTTGCTGCTGGCATTAAACAGATTTCGGTTCGTTCCGTTCTTACCTGTAATTCCCGCGTTGGTACCTGTGCGATGTGTTATGGCCGTTCGTTGGCAACGGGCAAGCTCGTTGACATCGGCGAAGCGGTTGGTATCGTGTCAGCACAGTCCATTGGTGAACCGGGTACTCAGCTGACGATGCGTACGTTCCACACTGGTGGTGCGGCATCGGCAGAAGATATTACCCAGGGTCTGCCGCGTGTTCAGGAACTGTTCGAAGCACGTACGCCTAAGGGTGAGGCTCCGCTCGTTGAGGCAGCCGGTAAGCTGGAGATCGAAGATCTCGAACGTTCCCGCCGCCTGATCATCAAGCGTGATGACGGCGATGAGGATCTAGTTTACTTGGTGGGCAAGCGTGCCAAGCTTTTGGTTCCAGAAGGTTCGCACGTGACAGTCGGCCAGCAGCTGGTTGAAGGCCTGATCGATCCTAAGAAGGTTCTTCGTATCTCGGGCCGCCGTACCACGCAGTTGCACTTGGTTTCTGAAGTTCAGCACGTTTACCGTTCGCAGGGTGTTGAGATTCACGATAAGCATATTGAAGTTATCGTGCGTCAGATGCTCCGCCGGGTCACGGTTTTGGATTCGGGCGATACTCGCTTGTTGCCTGGTGAACTTGTGGATGTTTCGGTGTTTGAATCTGCAAACCGTGCAGTTTTGGCTGAAGGCGGCCGTCCAGCATCTGGCCGTCCAGAGCTGATGGGTATCACTAAGGCATCGTTGGCAACGGATTCGTGGCTGTCTGCGGCATCGTTCCAGGAGACAACCAAGGTTCTGACAGAAGCGGCGTTGAACTCTAAGTCCGATCCACTTGCGGGCCTGAAGGAAAATGTTATCCTCGGTAAGCTCATCCCAGCTGGTACCGGCCTTGAGTCGCTACGCCAGCTTCGTGTTGAGCCAACTGCGGAAGCACGTTCCGAATACGAACAGCTCAACTCGTTCATGGGCTCCGGTATGGAATCGTTTGATGATTTCTACGGGTACGGTTCGTTCGACGATTACGATACATCGGGTTTCGGGTTCGGATCTAACTTCTGA